Proteins from a genomic interval of Triplophysa dalaica isolate WHDGS20190420 chromosome 13, ASM1584641v1, whole genome shotgun sequence:
- the lbr gene encoding delta(14)-sterol reductase LBR isoform X1: MRMPSTRFQSGETVMGRWPGSNLYYEVKVLNYDNKSRLYTVIYKDGTELELKESDITSLTMFKQGSTRSRSRSRSRSPARTRRSSRSPARTSRRSSSRTADLQREKLKEVLEVRLTPVAIPHENNSNSKHQKKEENEKKEENDTATKVNEKTEAESENQTRGRYNLRRRKEQGDGKPVEEETKEETLVQAKPPAPVKTTDLEFGGRVGVFFLMLLLPVAVLALLILCGQKDASLQDFPLQIPPLQSLWDWQVFGIVLLWLLFQAVLALLPIGKVIEGMPLKNGKTLKYRINGFYALVLTAVVVGAAVYQEVDLSYIHAHFLQFYTSALVIVTLLSIYLFVCSRWATESNLAPGGNSGYIIYDFFMGRELNPRIKSFDIKFFCEMRPGLIGWVLINFAMLLAEMKHQNLENPSPAMLLVNGFQLLWVVDGIWHEEKLLTMMDIVYDGFGFMLTFGDLAFVPFTFTCQAYYLVNHPNDLSVFWITTLIAMNGVGYYIFRKANSQKFVFRKNPSDPAVSHLKAIPTATGKSLIVSGLWGFVRHPNYLGDIIMGLAWSLPCGFNHVIPYFYLIYLITLLVHRNARDERQCRKKYGSAWEEYCKAVPYRIFPGIY; the protein is encoded by the exons ATGAGGATGCCGTCTACAAGGTTTCAAAGCGGAGAGACTGTAATGGGCCGCTGGCCTGGCAGTAACCTCTATTATGAGGTCAAGGTGCTAAACTATGACAACAAGAGTCGACTCTACACCGTCATCTACAAAGATGGCACTGAGCTGGAGCTGAAGGAGTCTGACATTACG aGTCTGACGATGTTTAAACAAGGCAGTACACGCTCTCGGTCTAGATCTCGTTCCCGGTCACCGGCACGCACTCGTCGCAGCTCTCGTTCTCCGGCCAGGACGTCCCGCCGATCTTCCTCTCGCACCGCAGATTTGCAGAGAGAAAAACTCAAAGAAGTTCTGGAGGTCCGGCTCACACCTGTG GCAATTCCACACGAAAACAATAGCAACAGTAAACATCAGAAGAAAGAGGAAAATGAGAAGAAAGAGGAAAATGATACAGCTACAAAAGTCAATGAG AAGACAGAGGCTGAATCTGAAAACCAAACACGTGGACGATACAATCTGCGGCGCAGGAAGGAACAGGGCGACGGCAAACCTGTAGAAGAGGAGACGAAGGAGGAGACATTGGTGCAGGCTAAACCGCCAGCTCCCGTCAAAACAACTGATCTGGAGTTTGGAGGAAGAGTTG GTGTGTTCTTCTTGATGTTACTTCTGCCTGTGGCTGTGTTAGCTCTGCTCATTCTCTGTGGGCAGAAGGATGCCAGTCTTCAGGACTTCCCTCTTCAAATCCCTCCACTTCAGTCTCTCTGGGACTGGCAGGTCTTTGGCATCGTCCTGCTCTGGCTTCTCTTCCAGGCTGTCCTCGCTCTGCTCCCTATCGGAAAG GTCATTGAGGGAATGCCCCTCAAGAACGGGAAAACATTGAAATACAGGATTAAtg GTTTCTATGCACTGGTCCTCACGGCTGTGGTAGTGGGTGCTGCTGTGTACCAGGAAGTGGATCTCAGCTACATCCATGCTCACTTCCTGCAGTTCTACACCTCTGCCTTGGTCATCGTCACTCTTCTCAGCATTTACCTTTTCGTCTGCTCGCGCTGGGCCACCGAAAGTAACCTCGCTCCTGGAGGAAACTCTG gTTATATCATCTATGACTTCTTCATGGGTAGAGAGCTGAATCCTCGAATCAAAAGCTTTGATATCAAATTCTTCTGTGAAATGCGCCCAGGTCTGATTGGTTGG GTATTGATTAACTTTGCTATGTTGCTCGCTGAGATGAAGCACCAGAATCTAGAAAATCCCTCTCCAGCTATGCTTCTGGTTAATGGTTTCCAGCTTCTTTGGGTTGTTGATGGTATTTGGCATGAG GAGAAGCTTCTGACTATGATGGATATAGTGTATGATGGCTTTGGATTTATGTTGACATTTGGAGATCTGGCTTTTGTTCCCTTCACATTCACCTGTCAAGCTTACTATCTAGTCAATCATCCCAATGACCTTTCTGTGTTCTGGATCACCACTCTCATCGCCATGAATG GAGTCGGATACTACATCTTCCGGAAAGCCAACTCTCAGAAATTCGTCTTCAGAAAAAATCCGTCTGACCCAGCAGTGTCGC ACTTGAAGGCTATTCCTACTGCAACTGGAAAGAGTCTTATAGTGTCTGGTCTTTGGGGATTTGTCCGTCATCCTAATTACCTTGGAGATATCATTATGGGTTTAGCCTGGTCTCTACCATGCG GTTTCAACCATGTGATTCCTTACTTTTATCTGATTTACTTGATCACTCTTCTGGTGCATCGTAATGCACGAGACGAGCGTCAGTGCAGGAAAAAGTACGGTTCTGCATGGGAAGAGTACTGCAAAGCTGTCCCGTACCGCATTTTCCCCGGGATTTACTGA
- the lbr gene encoding delta(14)-sterol reductase LBR isoform X2, which produces MRMPSTRFQSGETVMGRWPGSNLYYEVKVLNYDNKSRLYTVIYKDGTELELKESDITSLTMFKQGSTRSRSRSRSRSPARTRRSSRSPARTSRRSSSRTADLQREKLKEVLEVRLTPVAIPHENNSNSKHQKKEENEKKEENDTATKVNETEAESENQTRGRYNLRRRKEQGDGKPVEEETKEETLVQAKPPAPVKTTDLEFGGRVGVFFLMLLLPVAVLALLILCGQKDASLQDFPLQIPPLQSLWDWQVFGIVLLWLLFQAVLALLPIGKVIEGMPLKNGKTLKYRINGFYALVLTAVVVGAAVYQEVDLSYIHAHFLQFYTSALVIVTLLSIYLFVCSRWATESNLAPGGNSGYIIYDFFMGRELNPRIKSFDIKFFCEMRPGLIGWVLINFAMLLAEMKHQNLENPSPAMLLVNGFQLLWVVDGIWHEEKLLTMMDIVYDGFGFMLTFGDLAFVPFTFTCQAYYLVNHPNDLSVFWITTLIAMNGVGYYIFRKANSQKFVFRKNPSDPAVSHLKAIPTATGKSLIVSGLWGFVRHPNYLGDIIMGLAWSLPCGFNHVIPYFYLIYLITLLVHRNARDERQCRKKYGSAWEEYCKAVPYRIFPGIY; this is translated from the exons ATGAGGATGCCGTCTACAAGGTTTCAAAGCGGAGAGACTGTAATGGGCCGCTGGCCTGGCAGTAACCTCTATTATGAGGTCAAGGTGCTAAACTATGACAACAAGAGTCGACTCTACACCGTCATCTACAAAGATGGCACTGAGCTGGAGCTGAAGGAGTCTGACATTACG aGTCTGACGATGTTTAAACAAGGCAGTACACGCTCTCGGTCTAGATCTCGTTCCCGGTCACCGGCACGCACTCGTCGCAGCTCTCGTTCTCCGGCCAGGACGTCCCGCCGATCTTCCTCTCGCACCGCAGATTTGCAGAGAGAAAAACTCAAAGAAGTTCTGGAGGTCCGGCTCACACCTGTG GCAATTCCACACGAAAACAATAGCAACAGTAAACATCAGAAGAAAGAGGAAAATGAGAAGAAAGAGGAAAATGATACAGCTACAAAAGTCAATGAG ACAGAGGCTGAATCTGAAAACCAAACACGTGGACGATACAATCTGCGGCGCAGGAAGGAACAGGGCGACGGCAAACCTGTAGAAGAGGAGACGAAGGAGGAGACATTGGTGCAGGCTAAACCGCCAGCTCCCGTCAAAACAACTGATCTGGAGTTTGGAGGAAGAGTTG GTGTGTTCTTCTTGATGTTACTTCTGCCTGTGGCTGTGTTAGCTCTGCTCATTCTCTGTGGGCAGAAGGATGCCAGTCTTCAGGACTTCCCTCTTCAAATCCCTCCACTTCAGTCTCTCTGGGACTGGCAGGTCTTTGGCATCGTCCTGCTCTGGCTTCTCTTCCAGGCTGTCCTCGCTCTGCTCCCTATCGGAAAG GTCATTGAGGGAATGCCCCTCAAGAACGGGAAAACATTGAAATACAGGATTAAtg GTTTCTATGCACTGGTCCTCACGGCTGTGGTAGTGGGTGCTGCTGTGTACCAGGAAGTGGATCTCAGCTACATCCATGCTCACTTCCTGCAGTTCTACACCTCTGCCTTGGTCATCGTCACTCTTCTCAGCATTTACCTTTTCGTCTGCTCGCGCTGGGCCACCGAAAGTAACCTCGCTCCTGGAGGAAACTCTG gTTATATCATCTATGACTTCTTCATGGGTAGAGAGCTGAATCCTCGAATCAAAAGCTTTGATATCAAATTCTTCTGTGAAATGCGCCCAGGTCTGATTGGTTGG GTATTGATTAACTTTGCTATGTTGCTCGCTGAGATGAAGCACCAGAATCTAGAAAATCCCTCTCCAGCTATGCTTCTGGTTAATGGTTTCCAGCTTCTTTGGGTTGTTGATGGTATTTGGCATGAG GAGAAGCTTCTGACTATGATGGATATAGTGTATGATGGCTTTGGATTTATGTTGACATTTGGAGATCTGGCTTTTGTTCCCTTCACATTCACCTGTCAAGCTTACTATCTAGTCAATCATCCCAATGACCTTTCTGTGTTCTGGATCACCACTCTCATCGCCATGAATG GAGTCGGATACTACATCTTCCGGAAAGCCAACTCTCAGAAATTCGTCTTCAGAAAAAATCCGTCTGACCCAGCAGTGTCGC ACTTGAAGGCTATTCCTACTGCAACTGGAAAGAGTCTTATAGTGTCTGGTCTTTGGGGATTTGTCCGTCATCCTAATTACCTTGGAGATATCATTATGGGTTTAGCCTGGTCTCTACCATGCG GTTTCAACCATGTGATTCCTTACTTTTATCTGATTTACTTGATCACTCTTCTGGTGCATCGTAATGCACGAGACGAGCGTCAGTGCAGGAAAAAGTACGGTTCTGCATGGGAAGAGTACTGCAAAGCTGTCCCGTACCGCATTTTCCCCGGGATTTACTGA